A genomic segment from Chrysemys picta bellii isolate R12L10 chromosome 11, ASM1138683v2, whole genome shotgun sequence encodes:
- the C11H2orf80 gene encoding uncharacterized protein C2orf80 homolog isoform X2, with protein sequence MERKRLKKEIEKLLGDYVGIRLRENEFDPKGRQQPTFLDDMAHYDLAISVALLWLNDSEAQSPLAEGKRNLPLHSRYIYPNRTEREAMILSFYAGTLMGHWIHPFNLSLHPFAMLTAPKAAEHAWKQSVKFQKAAANQHATTNSTRTNKDCKRSESPSTAKQPDNKGARKQLKQGIFPEDLAPKSGKEAEM encoded by the exons ATGGAAAGGAAACGCCTAAAAAAAGAGATTGAAAAACTCTT GGGAGATTATGTTGGCATCAGACTTCGGGAAAATGAATTCGACCCGAAAGGAAGACAGCAGCCCACCTTTCTCGATGATATG GCTCATTACGACTTGGCCATCAGTGTTGCTTTACTGTGGCTGAATGATTCAGAAGCCCAAAGTCCTTTGGCAGAAGGGAAAAG GAATTTGCCGCTTCACAGCAGATACATCTATCCCAACCGAACTGAGAGAGAAGCCATGATTTTATCATTTTACGCTGGGACCTTAATG GGTCACTGGATTCACCCTTTCAACCTCTCTTTGCATCCTTTTGCCATGCTGACAGCCCCGAAAGCTGCAGAACATGCCTGGAAACAGA GTGTCAAGTTTCAAAAGGCAGCAGCAAATCAACATGCCACCACCAATTCAACTAGAACAAATAAGGACTGCAAGCGATCAGAATCTCCATCAACAGCAAAACAGCCAGACAACAAA GGGGCTAGAAAACAGCTTAAGCAAGGAATCTTTCCAGAGGACCTTGCACCGAAGAGTGGAAAGGAAGCAGAGATGTAA
- the LOC122174622 gene encoding gamma-crystallin C-like — protein sequence MGKITLFEDRNFQGRSVECSSDRPDFQSQLSRCNSVRVESGCFMLYERPNFQGQQFFLKRGDYPDMQSEGFSTSIKSCRMITPHRGTYRIKIYEKEDHRGNMVELTEDSPQVMDQLRSPEMLSCSVLEGYWILYELPNYRGRQYLLRPGQYRRFSEWGAMSGKVGSLRRATDLY from the exons ATGGGAAAG ATCACTCTTTTCGAGGACAGAAACTTCCAGGGCCGCTCTGTTGAGTGCAGCAGCGACCGGCCGGATTTTCAAAGTCAGCTCAGCCGCTGTAACTCCGTCCGTGTGGAAAGTGGCTGCTTCATGCTCTATGAACGTCCCAACTTCCAGGGACAGCAGTTCTTTCTGAAACGGGGGGATTATCCCGACATGCAGTCTGAGGGTTTCAGCACCTCCATTAAGTCCTGCCGGATGATCACACCT CACAGGGGCACCTACAGGATAAAGATCTATGAGAAGGAGGATCACAGAGGCAACATGGTAGAGTTAACCGAGGACTCTCCACAAGTCATGGACCAGCTACGCTCCCCCGAGATGCTCTCTTGTTCTGTGCTGGAGGGGTACTGGATCCTTTACGAACTGCCGAATTACAGAGGCCGCCAATACctgctgaggccagggcagtaccGGAGATTCAGCGAGTGGGGCGCTATGAGTGGCAAAGTCGGCTCTTTGAGACGTGCCACTGATCTCTACTGA
- the C11H2orf80 gene encoding uncharacterized protein C2orf80 homolog isoform X1 codes for MERKRLKKEIEKLLGDYVGIRLRENEFDPKGRQQPTFLDDMAHYDLAISVALLWLNDSEAQSPLAEGKRNLPLHSRYIYPNRTEREAMILSFYAGTLMNSIPIEDVFGIYSTGPSATGWHRSAKGHWIHPFNLSLHPFAMLTAPKAAEHAWKQSVKFQKAAANQHATTNSTRTNKDCKRSESPSTAKQPDNKGARKQLKQGIFPEDLAPKSGKEAEM; via the exons ATGGAAAGGAAACGCCTAAAAAAAGAGATTGAAAAACTCTT GGGAGATTATGTTGGCATCAGACTTCGGGAAAATGAATTCGACCCGAAAGGAAGACAGCAGCCCACCTTTCTCGATGATATG GCTCATTACGACTTGGCCATCAGTGTTGCTTTACTGTGGCTGAATGATTCAGAAGCCCAAAGTCCTTTGGCAGAAGGGAAAAG GAATTTGCCGCTTCACAGCAGATACATCTATCCCAACCGAACTGAGAGAGAAGCCATGATTTTATCATTTTACGCTGGGACCTTAATG AACAGCATCCCCATTGAAGACGTCTTTGGGATTTACAGCACGGGGCCTTCGGCAACAGGCTGGCACCGCTCTGCCAAA GGTCACTGGATTCACCCTTTCAACCTCTCTTTGCATCCTTTTGCCATGCTGACAGCCCCGAAAGCTGCAGAACATGCCTGGAAACAGA GTGTCAAGTTTCAAAAGGCAGCAGCAAATCAACATGCCACCACCAATTCAACTAGAACAAATAAGGACTGCAAGCGATCAGAATCTCCATCAACAGCAAAACAGCCAGACAACAAA GGGGCTAGAAAACAGCTTAAGCAAGGAATCTTTCCAGAGGACCTTGCACCGAAGAGTGGAAAGGAAGCAGAGATGTAA